One region of Kwoniella pini CBS 10737 chromosome 6, complete sequence genomic DNA includes:
- a CDS encoding mitochondrial import inner membrane translocase subunit TIM10: protein MSFLFGGGNRSVEGSVDPAKIEMAVAELDMITDVFNRLVNSCHTKCISQNPNNHRYVEGDLLKGESVCIDRCTAKFFEVNKKVGERMSAMGSAAQATGSFGR, encoded by the exons ATGTCATTCTTATTCGGTGGTGGAA ACCGATCTGTAGAAGGTTCAGTAGATCCTGCTAAGATTGAAATGGCAGTAGCTGAGCTAG atatGATTACTGATGTATT CAATCGATTAGTCAACTCTTGTCATACCAAATGTATCTCACAAAACCCTAATAATCATCGATACGTAGAAGGAGATTTGTTAAAAGGAGAAAGTGTTTGTATAGATAGATGTACTGCTAAATTCTTTGAG GTCAACAAGAAAGTCGGCGAGAGGATGTCAGCTATGGGAAGTGCAGCACAAGCTACGGGATCTTTTGGTcgataa
- a CDS encoding lysophospholipase NTE1, translating to MSNVPPPPDANGNPLIALAVAVIYAILYVLQGIRNVVGVLTIGLPSAIVRILHYSLTISLGFPHFLALFAGALLGLFFLVRYRYLTRYTKLKEPALPPPSPPSLANELLPLDTPGIGLSDKRSRSGSFHNYLDDFLSAIRIFGYLEKPVFHELSRHLQTRRLAAGDTLDIVNGDFWCVVEGKVQVFARDSPIESTPGSPDPHNSGSAFNGYHLLNEVSTGGTLSSLFSILSLFTEDIKLSWTPPNEEDDQEAVGENSISREDTLVPPRNKSRANSDVSQLDHEVLNQRIASPDSSAEPTARPSKNRSSSLGEEDVTLRHEESVIDASALLPTTTSPSLLDGRSASNSLHPSPTMRPQPRPFASAASSYRDSPYTRSQIPKRQDAGANALKGTIARATVDTTLAVIPASAFRKLTRKFPKASGTIVQVVLERFSRVTFMTAHKYLGLTKEILRSESSLNSMVSHPLPRSFYTGGGMQALRNRFQPEAQANDKTRTNFSSIGSSPNGRVTSKDYFNYVPASPTVKAPSLPSTTPKQVPSTPSSKPTALSTKGLQALSKIEGDVTAAAQAENPPKQEPSVEAPTSAILSPDTAARHGSDFVRRASAFRKQVAAGDLAMAQRNVPDEKGGAYYRPSVQTPGLPRMDTWLGRFSQSSTDLAHHNGVSVSPSTEHGTPQEESFDLKEAVLMSIARSIGLAQPTESNIDSIGRNSMAPSVSALSTPNSPMFPPNGKPGKSPFGNVLDMMAASTHEGVIGGMLREAALKAKVDDEASSISASMHDSQFGTANGDKKILKDLEGNVDILFFKKGSVLVKEGERSPGMYYVIDGFLETSLPVNPSGIETPRSSTSINPTNASPPPSTFTNVNGRPFGAALGLDNSHNNGYSSPFGQPNGEETLYTVKPGGIAGYLSSLCSTDSYVNITAKTDCFVGFLPHHTLDKIIERRPIVLLTLAKRLLSLLSPLVLHIDAGLDWQQLGAGQVLYEKGDKATDFYIVINGRLRSFQEKDGSMQVLREYGQNDSIGELDVITAVNRSDTVNAIRDSELVRIPAALFDAISIKHPATTVQFMRLIAGRVRKAMGHQMTIGHSPLNVPNTDVNLKTVCILGSNRNVPVAHFAGKLKTSLEELGASTSYLDQGTVMRHLGRHAFSRIGKLKVAGWLADQEQHFRSVLYVADSPPASQWTLTCIRQADLVLVLTMGDDPSLGEYEKLLLATKTTARKELILLHDERAVAPGSTRPWLVNRPWAHTHHHVELPGVVTPHKTNPTIHDAAAVAAFKHLRERVEGRIRKYRGLRPIARPRRPAHMNDFARIARRLCGKQIGLVLGGGGARGISHIGMLQALEEFGIPIDAIGGCSIGSFVGGLYAKETDLLETTGRTKQFSGRMGSMLRILSDVTYPFAAYTTGHEFNKAFYNTHIEDMWIPFFANSTNITHSRMEIHRTGYAWRYVRASMTLAGLLPPLSDNGNLLVDGGYIDNTPIGPLRSNGIRDVIVVDVGSIDDTNPRNYGDSVSGWWIFINRFNPFYERKVLSMTEVSSRLTYVSSVKTLEEVKNAPGCLYIAMPVQQFDTLGGFKRFSEVLSIGLQAGREVLKKWKDEGKLPNGLVDTSKGTKSIQRGNRLR from the exons ATGTCAAATGTTCCTCCTCCGCCTGATGCCAATGGTAATCCTTTGATAGCATTGGCTGTAGCAGTCATTTACGCCATCTTGTATGTTCTACAAGGGATTAGGAATGTTGTCGGTGTTTTGACAATTGGACTTCCAAG TGCCATCGTTAGAATTCTACATTACAGTCTAACAATCTCCCTCGGCTTCCCTCACTTTTTGGCTCTCTTCGCTGGAGCACTCTTAGGTCTCTTCTTTCTGGTCAGATATCGATATCTCACCAGGTATACTAAGCTCAAAGAACCTGCTCTACCACCGCCTTCTCCACCATCCTTGGCGAACGAGCTACTCCCCTTAGATACTCCTGGAATAGGACTGAGCGATAAACGAAGTAGATCAGGTTCATTCCATAATTACCTAGATGACTTCTTGTCAGCAATCAGGATTTTCGGTTACTTGGAGAAACCAGTCTTCCACGAATTGAGTAGGCATTTGCAGACCAGGAGACTGGCGGCTGGAGATACCTTAGATATCGTCAATGGGGATTTCTGGTGTGTAGTTGAAGGTAAAGTTCAGGTC TTTGCACGTGATTCACCCATCGAATCCACACCAGGCTCTCCCGATCCTCATAATTCAGGATCTGCTTTCAACGGGTATCACCTCCTCAATGAAGTTTCTACCGGCGGTACGCTTTCATCGCTTTTTTCCATCTTGTCGCTATTCACGGAAGATATCAAGCTTTCTTGGACTCCACCAAACGAAGAAGACGACCAAGAGGCGGTTGGAGAGAACTCAATATCACGGGAAGATACATTAGTACCTCCAAGAAACAAATCAAGGGCCAATTCGGACGTTAGTCAGCTGGACCACGAAGTTCTCAACCAACGAATAGCAAGCCCAGATTCTTCTGCGGAGCCAACAGCTCGACCAAGCAAAAACAGGTCGTCCTCGCTCGGTGAGGAGGATGTGACATTGAGACATGAAGAAAGTGTGATCGACGCCTCAGCATTGCTACCTACTACCACATCTCCCTCTTTACTGGACGGTCGCTCTGCCTCCAACTCTTTGCACCCTTCGCCCACCATGCGTCCGCAGCCTAGACCTTTCGCTTCAGCTGCCTCTTCTTATCGAGACTCCCCTTACACACGCAGTCAAATCCCTAAGCGCCAGGATGCAGGTGCGAATGCGTTAAAAGGAACCATCGCACGAGCTACAGTCGACACTACACTAGCTGTCATTCCAGCTTCAGCTTTCCGAAAACTGACCAGAAAATTCCCAAAAGCCAGTGGAACAATTGTTCAAGTTGTATTGGAGAGATTTAGTAGAGTCACATTCATGACCG CTCACAAGTATCTTGGCTTGACGAAAGAAATTCTTCGATCAGAGTCTTCGCTCAATTCCATGGTATCTCACCCTCTTCCCAGGTCTTTCTATACTGGTGGAGGTATGCAGGCATTACGAAACCGGTTCCAGCCTGAAGCTCAAGCAAATGATAAAACTCGGACCAACTTTTCCTCAATTGGTTCTTCCCCTAACGGTCGTGTGACAAGCAAAGACTATTTCAACTACGTTCCGGCCAGTCCAACCGTGAAAGCGCCTTCACTTCCATCCACCACACCCAAGCAAGTCCCATCCACACCTTCAAGCAAGCCCACAGCACTATCTACCAAAGGTTTGCAGGCACTTAGCAAAATCGAAGGCGATGTGACTGCGGCTGCGCAGGCCGAAAATCCTCCAAAGCAAGAACCTTCCGTAGAGGCACCCACATCTGCCATCCTTAGTCCGGATACAGCAGCTCGACACGGTTCAGACTTTGTTCGACGAGCTTCGGCATTCAGGAAACAAGTCGCTGCTGGTGATTTAGCTATGGCTCAACGAAATGTGCCAGATGAAAAAGGAGGGGCATATTACCGACCTTCGGTCCAGACACCCGGCCTACCAAGGATGGACACTTGGCTTGGTCGCTTTTcacaatcatcaacagATCTAGCGCATCATAACGGAGTATCCGTATCACCTTCGACAGAGCACGGTACACCTCAAGAAGAGTCCTTTGACCTCAAAGAGGCCGTTTTGATGAGCATAGCTCGTTCAATCGGATTAGCTCAGCCTACAGAAAGCAATATAGATTCCATAGGAAGAAATTCAATGGCTCCATCGGTATCAGCACTATCTACTCCAAACTCACCGATGTTCCCACCCAATGGCAAACCCGGGAAGAGCCCTTTTGGTAATGTACTGGATATGATGGCTGCCTCCACCCACGAAGGAGTCATAGGTGGTATGCTGAGGGAAGCTGCATTGAAAGCGAAAGTGGACGACGAAGCTAGTAGTATTTCAGCAAGTATGCACGATTCGCAATTTGGGACTGCAAATGGTGATAAGAAGATTCTTAAGGATCTCGAAGGCAATGTGGATATACTTTTCTTCAAGAAGGGAAGCGTGCTGGTAAAAGAGGGAGAACGGAGTCCAGGGATGTATTACGTGATCGATGGATTCTTAGAG ACGTCTCTACCTGTCAACCCTTCCGGGATCGAAACGCCACGATCGTCCACGTCAATCAATCCGACCAATGCTAGTCCACCGCCATCCACATTCACAAATGTGAACGGTCGACCTTTCGGTGCTGCATTAGGGTTAGACAACAGCCACAACAACGGTTACTCTTCTCCATTTGGTCAACCTAATGGCGAAGAGACTTTGTATACCGTCAAA CCTGGAGGAATAGCGGGCTACTTGTCCTCTTTGTGCAGTACGGATTCATACGTCAACATCAC TGCTAAAACGGATTGCTTCGTTGGCTTCTTACCGCATCATACCCTTGATAAGATCATCGAAAGAAGACCCATTGTACTGTTGACTCTCGCCAAAAGATTATTGTCGCTCTTATCACCTTTAG TATTGCATATCGACGCTGGGCTGGACTGGCAACAACTTGGAGCTGGACAG GTATTA TATGAGAAAGGCGACAAAGCAACGGATTTCTACATTGTTATCA ATGGTCGACTTCGATCAtttcaagagaaagatggCTCGATGCAAGTGCTTCGAGAATATGGTCAAAACGACTCTATCGGTGAACTTGACGTGATCACTGCTGTTAATCGATCAGATACTGTCAATGCTATTCGAGATTCTGAGTTGGTCCGAATACCTGCAGCCTTATTTGATGCTATTAGCATAAAGCATCCTGCCACTACTGTACAATTCATGAGGTTGATAGCTGGACGAGTAAGGAAAGCCATGGGTCACCAAATGACCATCGGTCATTCACCTTTGAATGTACCTAATACCGATGTCAATTTAA AAACTGTTTGTATATTGGGATCTAATCGGAATGTGCCTGTTGCACATTTCGCTGGCAAGCTGAAAACTTCCTTAGAGGAGCTGGGAGCTTCCACATCCTACCTTGATCAAGGGACTGTGATGCGTCATTTGGGTAGACATGCTTTTTCCAGAATCGG gaaattgaaagtagCTGGTTGGCTTGCTGATCAAGAG CAACATTTCCGATCAGTTCTTTACGTTGCTGATTCGCCACCTGCGAGTCAATGGACTTTAACCTGTATACGGcag GCGGATCTGGTTCTTGTCCTTACTATGGGAGATGATCCTTCGTTGGGCGAATATG AAAAATTACTGCTTGCCACCAAGACAACGGCTAGGAAAGAGTTGATTCTTTTGCACGACGAAAGAGCCGTCGCACCTGGCTCGACTCGACCATGGCTGGTG AATCGACCTTGGGCTCACACTCATCATCACGTCGAATTACCAGGTGTAGTCACACCTCATAAAACGAATCCTACTATACACGATGCAGCAGCTGTAGCTGCTTTTAAACATTTGAGAGAAAGAGTCGAAGGCAGAATACGGAAATATAGAGGATTAAGACCAATTGCAAGACCAAGAAGACCAGCAcatatgaatgattttgCACGTATAGCAAGAAGATTATGTGGAAAACAAATTGGTCTAGTtttaggtggtggaggtgcAAGAGGTATATCTCATATTGGCATGTTACAAGCTCTAGAAGAATTTGGTATACCAATTGATGCAATTGGAGGATGTTCAATAGGTTCTTTTGTTGGTGGATTATATGCAAAAGAAActgatttattagaaaCCACTGGTAGAACAAAACAATTTTCAGGTAGAATGGGTTCAATGTTAAGGATTTTGAGTGATGTTACTTATCCTTTTGCAGCTTATACAACTGGTCATGAATTTA ATAAGGCATTTTATAATACTCATATCGAAG ACATGTGGATACCGTTCTTTGCCAACTCCACAAATATAACGCATTCaagaatggaaattcaTCGAACTGGTTACGCATG GCGATATGTTAGAGCTTCTATGACTTTAGCAGGTTTATTACCTCCCCTTTCAGATAATGGAAATT TACTTGTCGATGGAGGATACATAGATAATACTCCGATTGGACCATTACGGTCAAATGGTATACGTGATGTGATAGTTGTAGATGTAGGAAGTATAGATGATACGAATCCAAGAAATTATGGAGATTCTGTATCTGGTTGGTGGATTTTCATCAACAG GTTTAATCCATTCTATGAGCGAAAGGTATTATCCATGACTGAGGTATCTTCTCGATTAACTTA TGTATCAAGTGTTAAAActttagaagaagttaAAAATGCTCCTGGTTGTTTATATATTGCTATGCCTgtacaa CAATTTGATACTTTAGGtggatttaaaagattCTCAGAAGTATTAAGTATAGGTTTACAAGCTGGTAGAGaagttttaaaaaaatggaaagatgaaggtaaattacctaatGGTTTAGTTGATACTTCAAAAggaacaaaatcaattcaaagaGGTAATAGATTAAGGTAG